Genomic window (Mobula birostris isolate sMobBir1 chromosome 20, sMobBir1.hap1, whole genome shotgun sequence):
TAGACCTGcacatgatttgaaattatatgattAAACTCTTGAGAAATAGTCATTGGTAAGTTTTCCAGGCATGCAGATGGATAATAAACTGACATGGAAGCAtcatatcagtaaaataattgatatGTGTGGGTATTCTGGGGTGCAACATGAAAATCTTTGTTGATtgtttatatttgtttaattcgatctgttcttgattctggctgtgtggcttaaggatcagcttcatcttcaactttattcTGTTTGGATGTGATACcagcacaggctttaagattgtgttgtggtgcagtaaggtcgtctcctgtttcagctttactggttgaaatgggacaattgcCCTCAGAATGACAGAGGGTGAAGTTGCtgttaacatactggattaatttGAGAGGTAAGGAAATATCATCATGTTAGAGGTGTGCTAGAGgactgttgggaacatcacaagaagaATGTTTTTAGTGTTGGGTGGCTGGGTTCTTATCAAGCCGGGAATATGGGTGTATTGGATGATACAACATCTCCCACTGTAGCTTTCTCTGTAGCACCACCTTGTTTTTCCAATGACTTCAGTTGATTTTAGGTAACACAATAGGATTATGTTCTGCCTGAGAGTCTGCTGGTTCATCGGTATATTAATGAAGGTTATTATCATATGGTAACCATTTGTACAGATGGATGAAATaataatttaactgggaatgttggtGTAGCTGTTTTCTTTGTGTCTGAATTGCAGGTTCTGATAAAGAAATGACTTGCCAGCCACTAATCAGTAAATGAAGCATAATTCATTGTCATCCTTTTAggcttacagtgggtggaggaaattgGTCCATGCAAATTTGTAATTTGTTCAGAATCGTTTTCCGTTTTGATAAGACTTTTAAAAGGTCattctagcagtaggtcagatttGCTGTTAGAAACTCATCAAACAGTATTTCATATACAACGTTTGTTTCATATGTCTGCACATTATGGATCCTGCACATCGCACTGTTGAGGGAAATGATCAGGCTGACTggttagcaaaaaaaaaaaaaaaaaaacaaaaaaccctgttaaaagttcaactgtggatatagaccttccacttagcaaatcagaagctaagggttAAGAATTAATGGCTTATGGCAGACTTGTAGGACAATAGACATAAGGAcagacacctttacagaatacataaacCTGTTGGGTTTATAGAAGAAGGCCTTAAAACAAGAAGCAAAGGAATTATATTGACACAACTTAGAATTGCCCACGCTATGCTTAATTATACCTTGTATCTAATTGGAAAACTTCATTCTGTGTCATGTACATTTTGACATTATGAAACTGTTAAACACATACTATTTCAGTGTGAAGCGTATGAGGCTGAAAAATCAGTTGCATTCTCAGTACAATCTTTGTGGGGTAGATAGTTTTCAGGGAAAAACTTTATTGAGTTCTGGGAGTGATGTAGTTTGAGAAAAACattgaaatgtggtaggaggtttggtctccttccagttcaataaaatagatcttctggccTTTAAAGAAACAAATGCGATCATCTGACAGGCTAACGAGGATAAAAGTCTATATTCTATCATTGGCAAACCAACAATTGCTGGAATAGGATGAGATTGTAAATCAaaacgcaaaactgttgaaataatatcaaaaatacctttccagaatctttccaaaagaggacaggaccaaaacaaggaagccacctcagagtgacatcggtcacaaatagggtttagataggaataaaaatgggctaatttatctttagacattgGGGCCTATGCACTAATTTAAATTGTATTAGCGTATGTTTGGcacacagaagaagttctcaactGGCGGGGGTAGGGACCCGTGGCTGACCAGGGAAGTTTAGGACTGTGTAAAACCTGAGGAAATGGaacataaggtagcaaaagtgagtgggatgcTGGATTATTGGATGCTttgaaaatccaacagaaggcaactaaaaagtgataagaatgttaaagatgaaatatgaggcaaactagccaatagtaTAAAACGTGGCAGAttaaatacagtgtcgggaaatatctgatcatgcattttggtccAATGAATAATATTGCTCAGCATTATTTAAATAGACAGAAAATTCACAGGTGCAGGGGCCTTAGGAGTTCTCCTGCAAGAGTTCCAGAAAGTTATTTCACatcttgagtctgtggtaaagaaggggaATACAATGCTGGCTTTTCTTTGAAGAGGAATAGAAAATTTAAGCAAGGAgaaaatgctgagcctttataagacacaagtTAGGCCGTACTTGGAGTtttgtcaacgttttgggtcccatatctcagaaaggaagtgggagtctcattgaaacctaccgagtgttgaaaggactagatagggtggatgtggagaggttgtttcatgtggtggggatatccagactagaggacacagtctcaacaTTGAGGGGCGATCTTTTGAACAGAGgtcaggaggaatatttttagccagacagTAGTGACCCTGTGGAATACTCtatcacagactgcggtggaggctgtctgtgggtatatttaaggcggaagttgattatttcctgatcgatcagaccatcaaaggacatggtgagaaggcaggtgtatgaggttgagtagggtccgggatcagccatgatggaatgctggagcagagtcggtgggctgaacggcctaatcaTGCTCCCGTGTGTTATGGTCTGACAAAGATTCACCCTAACCCCACCTCTCCCAGTCAGCACCACCCCGACCTGTCCCATTTAACCTGGCTGAGTGCGGgtgactttaggacccgggggagctcaggacccgccgcccgcggctgctgctgaatcccCGGTGTTTCTGTTCGGTTGACGGATGCGGTGAACGAGTTAAAATTAACGGATCGATAATTCTCATCTCATGATTATTTCACTCTCTGCACATTTCTATTTACAGGGATTTTACTCCTGACGCCGGTCCCGGGACCCGACCCGTTTACAGACCCGGAGCGGAACCGGAGCAGATTCTCagactctggtttccatcccgaggccagaagaaaggataaagtttccccgtgaatttattcccagtgaaggtgtggagatgggacttggtctccgcgttgtaaaatgaaactgtcccggactggtaactgagataaactccTACCCTCCCGGGGATGGAACCGGCAGGGAGACGGGGCCCAGGGGAGGGGCGAAATACGTCACAATCCCGATGTAACACGTCATCATCCCGCCCGATGACCCAGAATCCGGTCTCTGGACTCAGTCGGACCCGtcccttcctctccacagactctgcggCGACTCCCAGACACCAGCGCCGATTCCCcaccacctccacctcccagtaatgtctTCCCAatgtgaatccctccgatcccagTACACAAGTCCAGAATGTGAATCTCTTCCCGGTATTAGGGAGATTCCTCCAGGTCCAGGTCCAGGTCCGtctcacactcttccgatcctcagacacctTGAGACACGGATtcgccgtttccacatccagggtgacacggactggggggagaagcagagaattagagagtccccggggatcggggggagactcgggcagcacggccccggggatcggggcagactcgggcagcgcggccccggggatcggggggagacacGCGCAGCGCGGCCCTGGGGATCGGTGGGAAAGGCCGCTGGGACAAAGGCGCGGTCGGGTGGCCGACACGAACCTTTCCCGTGGTTTGTCCCGACGAAAGCGGATGGACAACTAATGTCTCCCCAAGGGTTTCCACTGGACGGAGAGCAGAGATTTCCCGGtcaaacagacacaaaatgctggaggaaccgagcgggtcaggcaggaggtgtggagagagatggacagtctaCGTTTCAGGTCGACATCTTCCCTCAAGAACAGAAATAGACAGCAAACGAGTGCGGGAAAGGGGTGGATTAGGATGAGAAGGGGGTGAGTGAATGGATTTAAACAGGAGGTCACATTGTTTCTTCGACTCAACTTGTTCGTGTCGACCAATTTACTTTAATGAGCAAGTCCCATTTGTCTATTATTCCTTGCCATCTTTCTTATCCGCGGACCTGCCGAGGTGAATTTTAAAACATTGTTAAAACAATTTTAAAACCCACTCTACAGTTGATCAAGGACCTGGTGTAAACAGAAATAACCCTCTTCCCTGTCCACTATACCATGAATTTTAGTGTCATAGGCAAACCTACTAACGATGTCACCTACACTATCATACAAATCATTAATATGAATGACAAACAACCGCGGCCCCAGCACCGACCTCTgcaggtcacaggcctccagtgctCTGTGTTTAGGAGACACTTGGACAGACACTTCAAcaggcaaggcacagaaggagaTTGACCTAATGCTGGCCAATGGGATGAATTTAGATGGGTAAATCTGTCAGCACAGATATGATGGGTTGAAGGGCACATTTCTATGCTGTACGGTGAAGGGCTTTGTGACTTTAAGTGAACTGAATAACTGAGACACCACCACCCACCCCGTGTTGAGAATCCCAAACAGACAGTGACCCCTGATCCTTGACTTCTCAGatggggaaacatcctccctgtatCCTGCCTGTTGAGCCCTGAAATAATTTCATGTTTCCCTGAGATCTcccgtcattcttctgaacagggaacagagaacatggaacagtacagcacaggaacaggcccttcattcaatgttaacattcatttgtgaGTGTGAAGTGTGGAGTGGGGGTGTGTGAAGGTTCGAGACAGTGAAAGAGTTGATAATGGGAACCAGCAGCGGAGAGATAAACGGCAGATTGAACCAGAACCTGCTGAGAGAGGGGTGGAAATCCTGTGGGTGAACTGTGTGTGTAGACCTAATGAGAAGGTGACGGGGGTCAAAGGTGGAGATGAGGATCCCTTTGTCCCCTTTCCCACaacctcatcacctgcagcccctCAAGAGGAAAGGGGAGGAATTTTCAGGGACCCTTAAGAaacacaggtcctgatgaagagtttcagtCCGAACggtcgattgtttactcttttccatagatgcttcctggcctgctgagttcctccagcattttgtgtgtgctgctccgctttaaatataattAATTATTTGGCccccacagatgcctgtggcagaTTCACTATCCTGTGGCTGAacgaattccttctcatctctattctaaatggacattatcTAAtcggaggctgtgccttctgttctcgacccacccactataggaaacatcctcccgaCATCAACTCTCTCCAGACAGGTTTCAGAGAGATCAGGCCGAGTccattcatcaggacctgtgttGCTTGgggaacagcatctgcagattttctggtgtttcATATTTGAAGCTGAAGTTAAtcggttcttcattagtcagggtgtcaaaagttatggggaggaggtagaagaatcttgttgagggggataataaatcagccattcttctaaactccagtgagtacaggcccagagccaccaaacactcctcatatgttaaccctttcattcagggaatcattctcgtgagtctctccaatgccagcacatcttgtcCTATATAAGGGagccaaagctgctcacaatactccaagagtggtctgACAAATACCTTATAAAAcatcagcattacacccttgctcctGCATTCTAATTATgtcgaaatgaatgttaacattgagtTTGCcaatcttaccactgactcaaagtaaaagttaacctttagggaatcctgcacaaggacacccaagtccctttgcacctcagaatttttaattttctccctgcTTACAAAATCATCCAtgcccttattccttctaccaaatgcACGTGTGACTTCCCTACTCGATAATCCATCTatcgcttctttgcccattttcctgatcTGTCTTCCACAGCACGACTtgcccattcacctttttcatatCCTCTGGAAACCTggccacaaaggcatcaattctgTTTGAAATCTTTCTTTGTTTATCTTGGCTTTGTGCTCCTCGgagtattccaacagatttgtccggCAAGATTTCCTCTGAAAGGAATCCCTGCtgtctttggtctattttatcatgtgcctccatgtacccaaAAGCTCGTCCTTAATactggactccaacatctccccagtCACACCACATCCAGACTAACACACCAATAATTTCTTTTCCTCACCtgttctcccttcttaaagagcgaaGTGacctttgcagttttccagtcgtCTTGAGTgatccagaacctagtgattcttgaaagatcattactaatgcctccacattctcttcTGCTGCCTCCTTCCGAACACACCGGTGTAGTCCAACTGGTTCAggtgatttatttaccttcagacctttcatcttcccacgtattttctccttagtaatagcaacaacactcattTCTGTGCACTGACACTCACTTTTCTGACAAACTTCTTGTACAGTATCTTCCAGTGaggattgacacaaaatactaaATAAGTACCACTGTCATGTCTCTGTCTCCCATTCCTAcctctccggcctcattttcttcGGGTCCAATAGCCACTCTCACCTggcttttactctttacattttGTGTTCTCTTTTTCATTGTTGGCTTGTTTTCCCTCATATCTTATCGTTTCTCTTCTTATTGCATTTTTATTACTTTCTTTTGGTTATCAAAACCGTCTCTATTCTCCAACATCCTGCTaatttttccaacattgtatgccctctctttcgctTTTATGCTGTCTGTGACTTCCCGTGTCAAACacagttacctcatcctccctttggaaTACTTGTTCATATTCGGGACGTGTCTATcccgtgccttccgaattgcccccagaaactccaaccgttgctgttctgccatcgtcCCTGTTCTTGTCCACTTCCAACCTACTTTGGttagctcctccctcatgcctctgtcatTCCCGTTACTCCACtctgatactgatacatctgactttatcttctccctctcaaactgcggcGTAAATTCTATCATTTCAATATCACTGTTTCTGTAGGGTTAtttaaccttaagctccctaaacaTATCTAGTTCATTATACAAATCCCACTCCCGAATTGCCTTTTCTCCcattgggctcaaccacaagctgttcgaaaaagccatctcgggggcattctacaaattccctctcttgggatgcagcaccaacctgattttctcaatctacctgcatattgaaattccccattccTACTTTCACCCTGCACTTTTCAGCTCCTGGTATAGTTTGTATCCATTTTGTACCCAGGTCACTATTtgcaggcctgtatataactcgcatcagggtctttttacccttaccgTTTCTTACTGATGCTGTAGCGCCagtacccacaaagattctacatcttccaaacagatgtcacctctttctaaggatttgatttcattttttacaacagagcctccccatcccctctgcctacctgcctgtcctttgaatacaaggtgtatccttggatgttgggCTTCAAGCCAGCatctcctttcagccacaactcagtgacgcCAACAACgttatacctgccaatttctacctgtgctacaacatcatctaccttattccgtatactggagtattcaaatataacaccttcagtcctgtattcatcagcctATTCGACACTGTCCACAGGAACTTAAGCAAGGTCTTTGATGTGGATGATAGACGACACTGGGGGTATTGTCTGCATTTCTGCTGCCCCGATCTGGGAGGGGTATGATTACACTGGACAGGAAGCTTCAGAGTGGAGAGGGTGGTGTTACAAGGTCTGGAATGCTTGGGTTAAAAAGAGACAGACTGGATGTGCTCGGGCTAATTCCCTGTAGTGTTGGATGTTCAGTTATTCAactctataaaaccataagaggCCTAGACATAAAAGGACATAATCTTCTTACCCGGGACATAAGAGTAGAGAATTTGCTGTCAGTGGAAGCTGTAGAAACATGtgtaattaaaatattttaaaatacatttagacATTacacagagggatatgggagaaaCACTCACAAACAGGACATGCTCAAGAAGACATCATAGACTTGCAGATGGATGAAGTGGGCCGTGGGTTCAACATCTGTCAAACCCTCCCAGATCATCCTCCTGAGGAATCTCACCCCGGAGTCTGTCTGTGAACTGTTGATGTGACGTCACGTCAGAGGGCAGCTCAGTGCACAGAACAGACAGACTGGGTAAGGACGGCAGATTTCATTCTGGAATAGGAATTTTGACCTGTCTCTTTGACCGTGTGTCACACTCTGATGGTCTGTGTGTGTTATGGTGTTATTTGCTTTCACACCCTACAATATCATAAAATCAGTATTAATTTTGCAGCTCCTGTGGTAGGATTCAAACTCATGTCTTGGCGTGTTAGTGCAGTGGCCTGGGATCAGGATCCAGTGGTTCATCTGCCAGTCCCGTGTATTGGTTGTATTGTCACCCTGTGCTGGTGTGTTCAGGGGTCTGACATCTCCAGCTGACCATGTGACTGTGATGCCTCCCAGTCAGTGGGGTTGATGTGCAATAAACTTCAATTCCCCTTCAGTCCATAATTACAGCTAATCTTTCCTTTGAATTAGAACCTAATTGTGTCTTATAAACAATGAATAATGAATCTTTGTAAGTTTTACCTCGATAATTGGCATCAAGTGTTTCTCTCAGCATTGTGTTGAACAAATAGAGGTGATCGAATTTTTCAATTGGTAGGGTCTcatctgtcactttcaattcctgGATATCATCATTAATCCTGTAAATATCAAACTGCTGGTTATAAACTGCAAATTTGAATGATTTTACAAATCCATACAGGGTTTTGGTAAAGAGCAGGTCCTACCTCCTGTTCTGACGAGCTTCCTCCTGAAAGGAATAAAACACAAATCTGAATAGACCGAGACTGTCGACATCCTGAATTTCATCTTTATCATTACAAggtgttgaaaattcccactcctgcagccagtcacacacacaaacaatacagaaccaggggttaAATTACAGGAAAGGTTTCTGAAAGCTAGGCCATTACTGAGAGGATGAAACTTGCAAGGAAGACAGGACAGGTTGTGATTTTTTATCTGGACAAGGTGTTAGAATGATGAGATGGAGGAATTCAAATCAGTGATGGATTTGATAATGAATCCGATAAGAAATTTAGTGAAGAGGATGTGGAACTCACTGGCACAGGAGTGGTTGAAGTGGAACAGCAGAGATTGAATGTCACGGGTAAACTAGATAAACAGATGAGGGACCGTGGAGATCAGAGCACTGTCGCTGGGTGTGGTGGGTAGGTGGGAGGAGGCTTGTGAAGCAGGGAAATTGATAGCAGAATATGGACAGAATGGCCTGTAAATGATGGAAAATGGGATAGAATCCCATGTGAAACTTATCTGAAAAAGTAAAGAGTCTGTGAATGTTTTTGTAATCTGACGGAAACCAGATATGGCGGATAAATCTGATGTGTGGGTCACATTCTTTGTTCTCAGTGATTGACAGAGAGACCCTCACACCCACCGCACCAGACACACTCACAGTCTGTGACTGGAACTGTGTGTCAATGTGAGATTTAGAGAATATTTAATGTGATAATCAAAGACACAATCAGCAGCTCTGCATTATAATCAGAGTAAATTATTTCAGAGAAGATTGGACTCTGTCCTTGGATATACAGAACTTGTGGAAGTCCAGTTTTGGGACAATAGCAGCACTGAATAGTTGTATCAATTGTCTGGTGAGACAGTTTACTGCCATTTGTAAATGTTGTATGTAAGAGCAACGGATCTGTTTTctgtctgcattgtattctgaGTTACATggttattatggtaactagtcacgtgAGTGGGGTGTGGTAAAAGGAAAAGGTGAGGTATTGGTACTTCGTTCTGGGCTGTTTTGAGCTGCGGACAGATGGATGTCATACCTTTTGTTGACCAATTCTTTGCAGTTTAATTTACTATTAATAACGCTTAAGTTTCAtcacttcaagattgtatgttgcTACTGAAGGATCGAATATATATCTTCGACATTTTGGAACATGATTATTGGAGTGATCGGGAGGTGCAACTTACAAGTATAACAATCTGTGCGAGGTCGCCAGCAGCGGCAACTAATTTGTTAGAAATGGCCACTGTTTACTTCAAATATTCCACTGTTCATTTAGTGTCCTTTGACAGAAATAAATTGAAATAAAATCCCTCACCTTGAGAAATATCACACTGTCTTTTTGATCCATCTGTTCCTTTAACTTAGTGATTTCCTCCTGAATTATCCTTATATTCTTTTGAATCTCACAAAGATTTTTCTCCATTGGATTGAGAATCCTCTTCTCTTCTTCCCTGAGATCCCTGAGTAAACTTTGCTCTTTCTCAGTGATAATCTGGCGCAGTTCAgcaaactgggatgtgatgtgggTCTGAACGCTGTGTGACTGTTTCTGTCGAATAAAAGCTGAAGATAAATTTACTGTATTGCTGTGTTCTATTTCCATATGACATTAAGGTGACCATTCGGTCCATTGAAATCCATGCTAGTTCTCAGAGCATTCCCGTCAACCCCGTTCCCTCACAATTTCCTGAAACCTATTTCCCTCATTGACCCATTAACTCCCACGTGATTCACATACAGCATTCCCAAACTTCACGGGGTTAATTGTAATTAACCATTTTTCCAGCCTGTCCTTGGGATGTGTCTGAAACTGTCCTGATCATGGGGggaaacttgcaaactccacatagtcagcaccagaggtcaggatcgaacccgggtcacGGGAGCTGCGATACTCTGCTATTCTGCATTAAAGTGAGCAAAACTATCCATTAATATCAGAAATTCCGCTCAGGAATCCTCACCCGAACTCTGgaaatcttctctttctgttgctgctccttttcctggaagtctgatttcttttttgtgagagagtctaaggaaGATTTTAGCTGATCCTGGAAGTCAGAGAGCGAAGGAAATAGAAACAAAGATACAACAAAAGAAACAGGTGATCAAACACGATTAtcgcacaaaatgccggaggaactcagtgagtcaggcagcatcgacgcaggggaaataaacagtcggtgtttcgggatgtgacccttcattgggactgggaaggaatggggcaaaagccagaataaaaaggttaggGATGAGAACCAACTGGCAGGTGAAGGTGAGACAACGTGAGGGGGAtcgtgggggagggtgatgaagtgaaaagctgagaggggacaggtggaagaggAAAAGAGCTGAAGGAgtattctgataggagaggggaatcgACCATGGAAGAAATGGGAGGAACTGGGGCTGTTTGAACCCTGAATGGTgacgagggaggaggtgttggagtcagGTGTAACGCTTGTCCCGCTTTCAGGAAtcaatgccaggagggagatcagtgggtcgGAGCGAGTGGATAAGTGAGTTACGTAGAGTGcggagagctgttgggagtgggttggggtgggctgtgggagggaaagatgtacctGTGCTGAGTAGGACAGGACAAAGGAGGATGGGGTGAATATCAAATTCGGATTAGTTTTACCTTGTAGTTGTTAACAGCTTCTTTAATCGGCATGAAGCGGTGCTCTCTGTGTTCCTGCGCAACTGCACAGATCAGACAGATCAGTGTCTTGTCCGTTTCACAAAACAGCttcagttcttcctcatgttcctcgCAGTGAAGTTTACTTTCCTTCCCTTTTGGATTCAGGTTTAGATTTCGAGCTTTTTCAGCCAGATTTACTAAGgcccgattgaccctgagggtgcGGTCAGCAAACACCTCTCtacattccgggcaggagtttctctcctccctttcccaaTACTGTGTGATACAAGAGCGACAGAAGTT
Coding sequences:
- the LOC140185298 gene encoding zinc-binding protein A33-like, which produces MASKAPAESWTEEVICAICLQFFTDPVILECGHNFCRSCITQYWEREERNSCPECREVFADRTLRVNRALVNLAEKARNLNLNPKGKESKLHCEEHEEELKLFCETDKTLICLICAVAQEHREHRFMPIKEAVNNYKDQLKSSLDSLTKKKSDFQEKEQQQKEKISRVRKQSHSVQTHITSQFAELRQIITEKEQSLLRDLREEEKRILNPMEKNLCEIQKNIRIIQEEITKLKEQMDQKDSVIFLKEEARQNRRINDDIQELKVTDETLPIEKFDHLYLFNTMLRETLDANYRVRVTLDVETANPCLKVSEDRKSVRRTWTWTWRNLPNTGKRFTFWTCVLGSEGFTLGRHYWEVEVVGNRRWCLGVAAESVERKGRVRLSPETGFWVIGRDDDVLHRDCDVFRPSPGPRLPAGSIPGRVGVYLSYQSGTVSFYNAETKSHLHTFTGNKFTGKLYPFFWPRDGNQSLRICSGSAPGL